The genomic stretch AAGTTGGAATAGCGAAAGAGGATGATCGCATCCTCGCATTAAGCGTCTGCCTCTCTGAATTACTGGTAAACGTCTTTATGAAAGAACGTCTTTGTTAAAGAATGCCTTTAACCGGGGAAAACCCCGTAAATCCTGAGTATCATCAGGGCAGCCCTGGTAATACTTTTTCTTTTCTGATCCGGTAATCCAGTAATTCAGAATATGGAAGCAGCAAGACTATCCCAAATTTCCACCCAGCAGCGATCGCTAACTCTGCCCGACCTGCAACTCTCCTATCTGGAGTGGAATCGGGGACAGGAACCTCTACTTCTGCTGCACGGCATGGCGGATCACAGCCTGGTCTGGGTGGAGCTGGGGGATTTTTTGCAGGAACGCTACCATATTCTCGCCCCGGATCTGCGGGGGCACGGCAACAGCGGCAAACCTGCAACGGGCTATTGCAGTAAGGACATTATTTCGGATTTAGAGGCGCTAATGCAGCATCAGGGCTGGGACTCTGCCCATGTTGTTGCCCATTCCTGGTCTGCCAAGGTGGCTGCACTGTGGGCAACTCAAAACCCTAAAGCAATCCGAAGCCTGGTGCTAATCGATCCCTTTTTTATCAACTCCATGCCCCGCTGGCTAAAGCCCACTTTCCCGGTGCTGTACCGTACCCTGCCCTTCCTCAAGATGATGGGACCGTTCGCTAGCTATGAACAGGCAGCACAACAGGCGCAACAGCTAAAACAGTACCGGGGATGGAGTGCGTTGCAGCAGGCGGTATTTGCAGCGGGAATTGAACAGAAGCCGAATGGTCAATGGGGCAGTAAATTTGTGGT from Leptolyngbya ohadii IS1 encodes the following:
- a CDS encoding alpha/beta fold hydrolase, producing MEAARLSQISTQQRSLTLPDLQLSYLEWNRGQEPLLLLHGMADHSLVWVELGDFLQERYHILAPDLRGHGNSGKPATGYCSKDIISDLEALMQHQGWDSAHVVAHSWSAKVAALWATQNPKAIRSLVLIDPFFINSMPRWLKPTFPVLYRTLPFLKMMGPFASYEQAAQQAQQLKQYRGWSALQQAVFAAGIEQKPNGQWGSKFVVQARDEIFDDVMVVAGLTEPVSIPTLFIQPEQGLNRTEWQLKPYKTYLKNLEIAQVPGNHWCFLVEPIAFNQAVAEFLAAQ